In Lysobacterales bacterium, the genomic stretch ACGAGGACAACGAGACTTTCACGCTCAATGTCACCAGTGTTGTCAACGCCACTCCAGCTTCGCTGAGCGGCACCGGCACCATCAGCGACGACGACGCCCCACCGACGCTCGGCATCGACGGCGCCGGCTGCAGCGTGATCGAGGGCGATACCGGGTCGGTGAACTGCGCCTTCGTGCTGCGCCTGTCCGCAGCCAGCGGAAAGACGGTGACCTTCAACACTGCGACCGCCAACGGTACCGCCACTGCCGGCAGCGACTACACCGCGCACGCCGCAACCGCGCGCAACATCGCGGCTGGATCAACCACGCTCACCGTCAACGTGCCGGTGCTCGGCGACACCGTCGAGGAAGCCGACGAGACCTTCACCCTCAACGCCACCGGCGTGACCAACGCCAGCCCGGCCTCGCTGAGCGGCACCGGCAGCATCCTCAGCGACGACCTCGCCGAGTTGGTTTTCTTCGATGGCTTCGAGTAACAAGGCTGCACCCTTCCCAGACGGAGAGTCTCGATGAGAACCCTGCTACGTTTTCTGATCCGCCTCGCCGCGCTGTGCGTGGTGCTCGCCGTATTCGTGTTCGGACTCGCGTGGTTTCGCTCCGAGCAGGCACGCAACCGACACTACGCATTGCCTCGCCTGGCGATCGAGGCCACCGTCACGCCCGAACGCATCGCTCGTGGCGAGCACCTCGCGCGCACTCGCGGCTGCACTGGCTGCCACGGCCCGGAGTTGATGGGCGAACACATGATCGATGCCGGCCCGGTGATGCAGGTCTACACGCCGAACCTGACCCCGGGCGGCGTGCTCGCCACGCACGACCTTGCCCGCTTCGAGCACGCGCTGCGCCACGCCGTGGCTCGCGACGGCCGTCCCCTGCTGGTCATGCCCGCGGAGGATTTCGCGCTGCTCTCGAACGAGGATGTGGTCGCACTGTTCGTGTACCTGAAGCAACTCCCGCCGGTGACCACGACCCAGCCCGCAAGCCGCATCGGACCGTTGGGCCGCGTGCTGTACCTGTTCGGGCAACTGCCGGTGTGGAAGGCAGGGAGCATCGACCACGCACTTGCCAGCCGTGGCGCACCAGCGCCGCCAGCGACAGCAGATGTCGCCTACGGTGCCTACGTCGCCCAAGGTTGCATCGGCTGCCATGGCGCCACCTTGGTGGGCGGCCGCATCCCGGGCACGCCGCCGGACTTCATCGCTGCGGCGAACCTGACACCACACGCGAACGGCCTTGCCGACTGGTCCGAAGCGGATTTCTTCCGCGCGATACGCGAAGGCAAGCGCCCGAACGGCAGCGCGATCGACGCGGTCATGCCCTGGCGCGAATTGCGGCACATGGACGACATCGAGTTGAGCGCGCTCTGGGCTTACCTGCGCTCGCTGCCGCCGCGTGCACGCTGACGCCGAGCCGTCTGGCTTGCAGCGGCCACGCGGCGACGGCACCATGCCACCTCCTGCGGAGATCCCCTCGATGTCCACAACCGTACGCAAGTCCACCCCGATCCTGTTCGTCGAGCGCATCGAAGCCTCGCTGCCGTTCTTCGAGGCGGTCGGATTCGTCAAGGTGATGGATGTGCCGGATGGCGACCGGCTCGGCTTCTGCATCCTCGACTGTGCGGGCGTCGAGGTGATGCTGCAGAGCTTCGCGTCGCTGGCCGCGGACATGCCGGCGCTGAGCGCTGCCGCGCGCGGCCGCGGTTTCCTGTTCATGGAAGTGCCCGACCTCGCGGCGGTGGAGGCCGCGCTCGCCGGCCACGCCGTGTACATGCCACGGCGCAGCACCTTCTACGGCTCCGAGGAAACCGGCTTCATCGATCCCGGTGGGCACTACGTCACCTTCGCGCAATTCGCGCAGGGGCACTGAGGCTCAGCGCTCGCCGTCCTCGTCGTCGCGCGGGGTCTCGATCGGCGAGGCATCGCCGTCCTCGGTCTCCGCCGATTCATCGCCAGCCGCGGCGGCGGCCTCGGCGTTCTGCGGGTCATTCGTGGCGGCCTCGCGCACCTGCTGCTCGTCGGTCTGCACGCCGATGTGATAGGCAGCAAAACCGGGCAGCACGATCTGATTCAGGGCCATGCCGATGACCTTGCCCTGCACCGGCGACACGATCGCGCGCTCGCTGTTCTGCACCGGGTCGATGACCTTGCCAAGACGCTGGCCGACGCGCACGCGATCGCCAAGATTCACCTCCGAGAACAGCATGCCACCGCTATCCGAGCGCACCCATTTGGCCGCGTAAAACAGCGCCTGCGGCTCGGCCCACATGCGAAAGCTGCGGGTCATGCCCATCTTGTGCAGCAGCGTGTGCAGGGCTTGCACCGCATGGTCGATCTCGGCCGGTTCCAGGCGCATCGGCGACCCGACCTCGAAGGTGATCGCCGGAATGCCGGCCGCCACCGCGGCATGGCGCAGCATGCCGCGCGAACCCGGCGAATGCAGTACCGCGGTCGCTCCGAAGCCGCGCGAGAACTCGAGCACGGCCGGGATGCGCAGGTCGCCGCGCACCTGCGGCAGATTCTTGCGATCGAAGGATCCGGTATGGAAATCCACCAGCGCCTGGCAATTCGACACCACTTCAGAGAAGAAACTGTGCGCGATGCGCGAGGCCGAACTGCCGCTCGTCGTGCCCGGGAAATAGCGGTTGAGATCGCGCCGATCCGGCAGGTAGCGCGAGCCGCGCGCGTAGCCGAGGTAGTTCACGATCGGCACGCCGACCACGGTGCCGGACAGGCTCGCAGGATCCAACTCATTCATCAGGCGGCGCACGATCTCGATGCCATTGAGTTCGTCGCCGTGCACCGCTGCAGTCAAGCAGATGCGCGGCCCCGCCGTTGTCCCGTGCGCGACGATTACCGGCGTGGTCACCACGGTGCCGTCAAAACTTTGTCCGGACGCCCAGTGCAATTCGGCGCGTGTTCCCGGCCGCACCGACTGGCCGAGCAGCGATAGCGGCGTGGTTTCGGCCCCCTCGGCCATGATCGGCAACGGCGTCACCGCGACTGCGTCCATGGTCGGTGCCACCACCGCCATCGGCGTCTTTGGCAACGCTGCGGGTGCAACTGCCGCCGGCGCTGCGGCTGCCTCGCGCGCAGGCTCGCTGGTGCTCTGCGCGGGCCCGGGCTTGGCGTCGATCGGAAAATCCTGGGCACCCACGGCCAGCCCCGCGCACAACCAGACGCCAGCCAGCACCCGCCTCATGCGCCCGCCACCCGGCAATGCGCGCAGACACCGTGCACTTCCAGCGTCTGCGCGTGCGGCGTGAATCCGAGCGAGTCGGCGTGCGCCACCAGCATCGACGCCACCCTGGAATCGCAGAACTCGGTGGCCACGCCGCAGCGGTCGCAGATGAAGAACGGCACCGTGTGCTGCTCCGCCGGGTGATGGCAACTGGTGAAGGCGTTGATCGATTCGAGCTTGTGGATGAAGCCGTGCTCGATCAGGAAGTCGAGCGCGCGGTAGACCTGGGTCGGCGCAGCGCGCGCCACGTCCGGGCGCAACTGGTCGAGCAGTTCATAGGCCTTGACCGGGCGATCCGCGGCCGCGATCAGCTCCAGCACGCGTCGTCGCATCGGCGTCAGCTTGAGGCTACGCGCAGCGCAGGCCGCCTCCACCGCGTGCACGAACGACACCGGCGCATGCGCATGCTGATGCCCTCCGTGCCGCAGCGGACTCATCTCAGGCCGCGTGCTGGCGCTGGCCGCGACGCACCGCGGCGTCGATGCGCGCGAGCGCACGCTTCTGGCCGGTCAGGTACACGGTCTGGTCGATCGACGGGGACACCTGCGAGCCGGTGATCGCGACGCGCAGCGGCTGCGCGACCTTGCCGAGGCCGACGCCGATCTTCTCGGCCGCGGCGCGCAGCGCGGCATCCACCGTGGCTGGCGACCATTCGCCTTCGCCGATCGCGGCCAGCGCGTCGTGCGCAGCTTCGAGCGCCGGCGCTGCGCCCGCAACCAGATGCTTCGCCGCGGAATCGGCGTCGTAGCTCTCGAACTCCTCGTACCAGCAGCGCGCCTTCTCGGCCAATTCGCCGAGGGTTTTTCCGCCCGGTCGTGCAGCGATCACGATCTCGGCCGGCTTCGGTCCGTGCGCCATCGCGTAGTGGAGGTCCTCCAGGTGCGGGATCAGATGCGCCGCGACTTTCTCCGGCAGGTCGGTCTTGAGGTAGTGCTGGTTCAGCCAGTGCAGCTTGTCCATGTCGAAGCGCGCCGGTGCGCGGTTCACGTCGCGCACATCGAACAACTGGACCAGTTCCTCGCGCGAGAACACTTCCTGGTCGCCGTGCGACCAGCCGAGGCGCACCAGATAGTTCAGCAACGCGTGCGGCAGAAAACCGTCGTCGCGATAGTTCATCACGTTGACCGCACCATGGCGCTGGAAGCGCGCGCCATCCTGGCCGAGGATCATCGGCAAGTGCGCGAACACCGGCGGCTCGTGGCCCATGGCGTAGTAGATGTTGATCTGGCGCGGGGTGTTGTTGATGTGGTCGTCGCCGCGGATCACCTCGGTGATCTTCATGT encodes the following:
- a CDS encoding c-type cytochrome — encoded protein: MRTLLRFLIRLAALCVVLAVFVFGLAWFRSEQARNRHYALPRLAIEATVTPERIARGEHLARTRGCTGCHGPELMGEHMIDAGPVMQVYTPNLTPGGVLATHDLARFEHALRHAVARDGRPLLVMPAEDFALLSNEDVVALFVYLKQLPPVTTTQPASRIGPLGRVLYLFGQLPVWKAGSIDHALASRGAPAPPATADVAYGAYVAQGCIGCHGATLVGGRIPGTPPDFIAAANLTPHANGLADWSEADFFRAIREGKRPNGSAIDAVMPWRELRHMDDIELSALWAYLRSLPPRAR
- a CDS encoding succinylglutamate desuccinylase/aspartoacylase family protein, translating into MRRVLAGVWLCAGLAVGAQDFPIDAKPGPAQSTSEPAREAAAAPAAVAPAALPKTPMAVVAPTMDAVAVTPLPIMAEGAETTPLSLLGQSVRPGTRAELHWASGQSFDGTVVTTPVIVAHGTTAGPRICLTAAVHGDELNGIEIVRRLMNELDPASLSGTVVGVPIVNYLGYARGSRYLPDRRDLNRYFPGTTSGSSASRIAHSFFSEVVSNCQALVDFHTGSFDRKNLPQVRGDLRIPAVLEFSRGFGATAVLHSPGSRGMLRHAAVAAGIPAITFEVGSPMRLEPAEIDHAVQALHTLLHKMGMTRSFRMWAEPQALFYAAKWVRSDSGGMLFSEVNLGDRVRVGQRLGKVIDPVQNSERAIVSPVQGKVIGMALNQIVLPGFAAYHIGVQTDEQQVREAATNDPQNAEAAAAAGDESAETEDGDASPIETPRDDEDGER
- a CDS encoding transcriptional repressor; protein product: MSPLRHGGHQHAHAPVSFVHAVEAACAARSLKLTPMRRRVLELIAAADRPVKAYELLDQLRPDVARAAPTQVYRALDFLIEHGFIHKLESINAFTSCHHPAEQHTVPFFICDRCGVATEFCDSRVASMLVAHADSLGFTPHAQTLEVHGVCAHCRVAGA